TGGAGGCCACCGACGAGGTGCTGATCCGCCGCTTCGAGCAGGTGCGGCGCAGCCACCCGCTGCAGGGGGAGGGGCGGCTGGCCGACGGCATCGCCGCGGAGCGCTCGCTGCTGTCCCGGCTGCGCTCCGAGGCCGACCTGGTGCTGGACACCTCGAACCTGTCGGTGCACCAGCTGCGGAGCAAGATCGAGGACGCCTTCGGCACCGAGGCCGGCACCCGCACCCGCATCACCGTGCTGTCCTTCGGCTACAAGTACGGCCTGCCGATGGACGCCGACCTGGTGATGGACTGCCGGTTCCTGCCCAACCCGTTCTGGATCCCCGAGCTGCGCGAGTTCAACGGCCTCGACGACGAGGTCCGCAACTACGTGCTGGGCCAGGAGGGCGCCGAGGAGTTCCTGCAGAGCTACCAGCAGCTGCTGCGGCTGGTCGGCGCCGGCTACCACCGCGAGGGCAAGCGGTACCTGACGCTGGCGCTGGGCTGCACCGGCGGCAAGCACCGCAGCGTCGCCCTCACCGAGGAGCTGGCCCGGCGGCTGGCCGAGGAGGACGGCTTGATGGTCAAGACGGTGCACCGGGACCTGGGGCGCGAGTGAGCACAGAGCTGCGCGCGGTCGCCCTCGGCGGTGGGCACGGTCTCCAGGCGACGCTGTCGGCGCTCAAGCGGATCACCTCGGACGTGACCGCCGTGGTGACCGTGGCCGACGACG
This region of Saccharopolyspora hordei genomic DNA includes:
- the rapZ gene encoding RNase adapter RapZ: MTEESGIEVAVVSGLSGAGRSTAAKCLEDLGWFVVDNLPPELIATMVELGARSSGAVTRVAVVMDVRSRAFTEDLGAVIKDLDARGYKPKVLFLEATDEVLIRRFEQVRRSHPLQGEGRLADGIAAERSLLSRLRSEADLVLDTSNLSVHQLRSKIEDAFGTEAGTRTRITVLSFGYKYGLPMDADLVMDCRFLPNPFWIPELREFNGLDDEVRNYVLGQEGAEEFLQSYQQLLRLVGAGYHREGKRYLTLALGCTGGKHRSVALTEELARRLAEEDGLMVKTVHRDLGRE